The Lycium barbarum isolate Lr01 chromosome 12, ASM1917538v2, whole genome shotgun sequence genome includes a region encoding these proteins:
- the LOC132621927 gene encoding monolignol oxidoreductase AtBBE-like 15 codes for MASSISTNILFSFMFLFSASCVVSYTIQDQFYQCINLHSDRSIPFSTAFFTPTSNATSFNSVLKSTADNLRWLAPSQQKPLLIFTALIESHVQAAVICAKELKIQLRVRSGGHDLEGISYTSEMKISVPFILLDLAKLRAIKVDIEDNSAWVQAGATIGEVYYRISEKSKTHGYPAGLCNSVGIGGHITGGAYGPMMRKYGLAADNVVDARIVDASGRVLNRALMGEDLFWAIRGGGGGSFGILLSWKIRLVPVPSTVTVFTVAKTLETGATKVLNKWQHVADKIDEDLFIRVIITPANSTKVKKTVQTAYQALFLGKTDRLLDEMNHSFPELGLTRNDCVEMSWIQSVIYIAGYPSNIKPEFLLQGKSLFPKVYYKGKSDFLRVPVPETGLEGMWKLFLQEDIPMMIWNPYGGMMGKISESSIPFPHRKGVICKILYTTAWTAGESADKHINWIRGLYEYMGTFASKFPREAYVNYRDLDLGMNKNANSNFLEASVWGKKYFKNNYDRLVLVKTKVDPDNFFWHEQSLPVLPFKVGKV; via the coding sequence ATGGCTTCTTCAATCTCTACAAATATTCTTTTTTCATTCATGTTCCTATTTTCAGCTTCATGTGTTGTTTCATATACAATTCAAGATCAATTCTATCAGTGTATTAATCTCCATTCGGACCGTTCGATCCCTTTCTCTACAGCTTTCTTCACTCCTACTTCCAATGCTACTTCATTCAACTCTGTCCTTAAATCCACTGCCGACAATCTAAGATGGTTGGCACCTTCTCAACAAAAACCTCTGCTTATTTTCACTGCTTTGATTGAGTCCCATGTCCAAGCAGCAGTCATTTGCGCGAAAGAGCTAAAGATTCAGCTCAGAGTTAGGAGTGGAGGCCATGATCTTGAGGGCATATCTTATACATCAGAAATGAAAATATCAGTTCCCTTTATCTTGCTTGACTTAGCTAAACTTCGCGCTATTAAAGTGGACATTGAGGATAATAGTGCTTGGGTTCAAGCAGGTGCGACGATAGGTGAAGTATACTATAGGATTTCGGAGAAAAGTAAGACACATGGTTACCCTGCTGGCCTTTGTAACAGCGTAGGAATTGGTGGTCATATCACTGGGGGAGCTTATGGTCCTATGATGAGGAAATATGGTCTTGCAGCTGACAATGTTGTCGATGCTCGGATTGTTGATGCCAGTGGCAGAGTTCTTAATAGGGCCTTAATGGGAGAAGATTTATTCTGGGCAATCAGAGGGGGTGGAGGAGGCAGTTTTGGTATACTCTTATCTTGGAAAATTAGACTTGTTCCTGTTCCATCAACTGTCACAGTTTTCACAGTTGCAAAAACACTGGAAACTGGTGCAACAAAAGTACTAAATAAATGGCAACATGTAGCAGACAAGATTGATGAAGATCTCTTCATTAGAGTCATCATAACTCCAGCCAACTCAACAAAGGTGAAGAAAACAGTGCAAACGGCTTACCAAGCATTGTTTCTTGGCAAAACTGATCGGCTTCTTGATGAGATGAATCATAGCTTCCCTGAATTGGGATTGACACGAAACGATTGTGTCGAAATGAGCTGGATTCAATCAGTCATTTATATTGCTGGATATCCAAGTAACATCAAGCCTGAGTTCCTACTTCAAGGGAAGTCATTGTTCCCTAAAGTATACTACAAGGGCAAATCGGATTTTCTCCGTGTACCAGTTCCAGAAACTGGACTTGAAGGGATGTGGAAGCTATTCTTACAAGAAGATATACCTATGATGATATGGAATCCCTATGGTGGAATGATGGGGAAGATATCAGAATCTTCAATTCCATTCCCACACAGAAAAGGGGTTATCTGCAAGATACTGTACACAACTGCTTGGACAGCTGGAGAATCTGCAGATAAACATATCAACTGGATCAGAGGGCTTTATGAGTACATGGGCACTTTTGCATCGAAGTTTCCTAGAGAAGCTTATGTGAATTATAGAGATCTTGATTTGGGTATGAACAAAAATGCAAACTCAAATTTCTTGGAAGCTAGTGTTTGGGGGAAAAAGTATTTCAAGAATAATTATGATAGGTTAGTGCTTGTGAAGACTAAGGTTGATCCGGATAACTTCTTTTGGCATGAACAGAGTCTACCAGTCCTTCCCTTCAAAGTTGGTAAAGTTTGA
- the LOC132621928 gene encoding vacuolar protein sorting-associated protein 2 homolog 2-like, which yields MAAAKQVKVIREFKKQSSQLDMTNPLMRLWIKMKLKKKLRSLQTSYLQLQKVGYRSQKCYPPPPPPSSDSAADVDECEKRLASLRRI from the exons ATGGCAGCTGCAAAACAAGTTAAAGTGATCAGAGAATTCAAGAAGCAGTCATCACAGTTGGACATGACA AATCCGTTGATGAGACTTTGGATAAAGATGAAGCTGAAGAAGAAACTGAGGAGCTTACAAACCAG TTATCTTCAGCTCCAAAAGGTCGGATATCGAAGTCAAAAatgttacccccccccccccccacccag TTCTGACTCTGCTGCGGATGTTGATGAATGTGAGAAGAGGTTGGCCTCTCTTCGAAGAATTTGA